The following coding sequences lie in one Polynucleobacter necessarius genomic window:
- the trmD gene encoding tRNA (guanosine(37)-N1)-methyltransferase TrmD, which translates to MRFDVVTLFPEMFSALTQWGITGRAGQQSLASVHLWNPRDFCSDPRKTVDDRAYGGGPGMVMMAKPLEDTVAGIQAAHQAAGIKSGPICLLAPQGERFSQKIAINIINYGNLSFICGRYEAVDQRFIDRNVDLQLSIGDFVLSGGEIPAMAMIDAVIRLIPGALGDGESAAQDSFMNGLLDYPHYTRPEIYENLSVPDVLLGGHHAKIADWRRQKSLELTFRLRPDLIESARAKGLLTREDEQFLRSL; encoded by the coding sequence ATGCGCTTTGACGTTGTGACCTTATTTCCAGAAATGTTCTCAGCGCTAACGCAATGGGGTATTACAGGTCGCGCAGGCCAACAATCTCTGGCGAGCGTTCATCTATGGAATCCGCGAGATTTTTGCTCAGACCCTCGTAAAACAGTGGATGATCGCGCTTATGGTGGTGGCCCAGGCATGGTCATGATGGCTAAGCCTCTGGAGGATACGGTTGCCGGAATTCAGGCTGCCCATCAGGCGGCGGGCATCAAAAGTGGACCCATTTGCTTATTAGCACCCCAAGGAGAGCGTTTTTCTCAGAAGATAGCGATAAATATCATCAATTATGGCAATTTAAGCTTCATTTGTGGTCGATATGAAGCGGTTGACCAGCGTTTTATTGATCGAAACGTTGATTTACAGCTTTCTATTGGGGATTTTGTGCTTTCTGGCGGTGAAATTCCTGCTATGGCGATGATAGATGCGGTCATCAGGTTGATTCCTGGGGCGCTTGGAGACGGTGAATCTGCTGCGCAAGATAGCTTTATGAATGGTCTTTTAGACTACCCCCACTACACTCGCCCAGAAATATATGAAAATTTATCTGTGCCAGACGTGCTTTTAGGCGGACATCACGCTAAAATAGCGGATTGGCGTCGGCAGAAGTCTTTAGAGCTGACGTTCAGGTTAAGGCCGGACTTAATTGAATCGGCTAGAGCCAAAGGGTTGCTAACTCGAGAAGATGAACAATTTCTTCGCTCTCTGTAA
- the rplS gene encoding 50S ribosomal protein L19, translating to MNLIAKIEQEEIARLSANKVLPSFAPGDTVVVSVNVVEGTRKRTQAFEGVVIAKRNRGLNSSFIVRKISSGEGVERTFQTYSPLIASVEVKRRGDVRRAKLYYLRDRSGKSARIKEKLQARVKPTAAVAAE from the coding sequence ATGAATTTAATTGCAAAAATTGAGCAAGAAGAAATTGCTCGCTTAAGTGCTAACAAAGTACTGCCTAGCTTCGCTCCTGGCGATACTGTTGTTGTTAGCGTAAACGTTGTTGAAGGTACACGTAAGCGTACCCAAGCCTTTGAAGGCGTTGTGATTGCTAAGCGTAATCGCGGACTCAATTCCAGCTTTATCGTGCGTAAAATTTCTTCCGGTGAAGGCGTTGAGCGGACTTTCCAAACATATTCACCATTAATCGCTAGCGTTGAAGTGAAGCGTCGCGGTGATGTACGTCGTGCTAAGTTGTATTACTTGCGTGATCGTTCAGGTAAGTCAGCACGTATTAAAGAAAAGCTTCAGGCACGTGTTAAGCCAACAGCTGCTGTAGCTGCTGAGTAA
- a CDS encoding NUDIX hydrolase — MTLLYEKVERKLGWILVRVEIVGQLPQYLTVSGYSVTLVVGLVQAQAEYVLDEFEVADVFEVPLRFLLDPANHQVRLWQSEQGGRRFYSIPYENRFIRGATAGMLRNLYHLLKV; from the coding sequence ATGACACTGCTTTACGAGAAAGTAGAGAGGAAATTGGGCTGGATCCTAGTAAGAGTGGAGATTGTTGGCCAGTTACCTCAATATTTGACTGTTTCTGGTTACAGCGTCACACTAGTAGTAGGATTGGTACAAGCTCAGGCAGAATATGTCTTGGATGAGTTTGAAGTGGCTGATGTGTTTGAGGTGCCACTCCGTTTTTTGTTAGACCCTGCAAATCATCAAGTCAGATTGTGGCAAAGTGAGCAGGGTGGACGTCGTTTTTATTCAATACCTTATGAGAACCGCTTTATTCGGGGTGCTACTGCGGGAATGTTGCGCAACCTTTATCATTTATTAAAAGTATGA
- a CDS encoding CobD/CbiB family protein, with product MTFFSILFALIAEQYRPVTSSHWIARACARWLDWVAGEFGGKTEEGASPVGARMACLVAFILPTFLVFIVYVTCMVTYPILGFIWNIVIAYLFFGFRQFSHSFTAVHEAIEAHDLPAARAALGEWYDPELDTSDLSETEVISLALERAIIGSHHHVFGVLFWFMMPMGPAGVVLYRLADIAARRWSERGDMNLSESARHFFYVLDWVPARITAMGFAIVGNFEGAVYGWRYLTQKWSDSLSAVILAAGSGALGVRLGEPMSEPDSDEALRMAEAGEPVVYEVGLEPTERTMRSAVGLVWRLVIAWMALLLMLTIALRLG from the coding sequence ATGACTTTCTTTTCTATTCTCTTCGCCCTCATTGCTGAGCAATATCGTCCAGTAACTTCGAGTCATTGGATTGCACGCGCTTGCGCCCGCTGGTTAGATTGGGTGGCTGGAGAGTTCGGCGGCAAAACAGAAGAGGGTGCAAGCCCGGTTGGTGCTCGAATGGCCTGTTTAGTCGCATTCATTCTTCCAACCTTTTTGGTATTTATTGTGTATGTCACATGTATGGTGACTTACCCAATTCTGGGTTTTATCTGGAATATCGTTATTGCGTATTTGTTTTTTGGTTTCCGTCAATTTAGTCATTCCTTTACTGCCGTGCATGAAGCGATTGAAGCGCATGATTTGCCGGCGGCACGAGCTGCCTTGGGTGAGTGGTACGATCCTGAGTTAGATACTTCTGATCTTTCTGAAACCGAAGTGATTTCCTTGGCGCTCGAGCGTGCCATTATTGGTTCGCATCACCATGTATTTGGCGTATTGTTTTGGTTCATGATGCCAATGGGTCCGGCAGGTGTAGTGCTTTACCGATTAGCAGATATCGCTGCACGGCGTTGGTCTGAGCGCGGTGACATGAACTTGAGTGAGTCCGCTCGCCATTTTTTCTACGTATTAGATTGGGTTCCTGCACGCATCACAGCAATGGGCTTTGCGATCGTCGGAAACTTTGAGGGTGCTGTATACGGCTGGCGTTATTTGACGCAAAAATGGTCGGACTCTTTATCGGCAGTGATTTTGGCTGCGGGTAGCGGTGCCTTAGGCGTTCGTCTAGGTGAGCCGATGAGTGAACCTGACAGCGATGAAGCTCTGCGTATGGCTGAGGCTGGTGAGCCAGTGGTATATGAAGTAGGCCTTGAGCCCACTGAGCGGACGATGCGCTCTGCAGTAGGGCTAGTGTGGCGCTTAGTTATCGCTTGGATGGCTTTGTTGCTAATGCTGACCATCGCTCTTCGGCTTGGCTAA
- the rsgA gene encoding ribosome small subunit-dependent GTPase A has product MEQFHALLIASYGRHYLAQRLIADTKGLETPDGPLIQVSTPAKQHVGAVGDRMFLEMTSADQARIIQIEPRENLLYRSDAFKSKLIASNVDQILVVLATQPAFSPDLLGRAVVAAEANQIGLHILLNKCDLKDNLAHARKIIELYARMGYPVSKVSAKFDPTSINALRPALQGKVSVFVGQSGMGKSSLLNAWIPNAAALTQEYSVRLDTGKHTTTACRYFELPEAWGRDETGKLGALIDSPGFQEFGLAHMSVSELQHAFREFKDLLGKCRFHNCAHLLEPDCAVREAVERNEIAPERLTLFRQLHSDSKTADVQIQGISQAEERWSALATKPSKR; this is encoded by the coding sequence ATGGAACAATTTCATGCGCTTCTCATTGCTTCCTACGGAAGGCATTATTTGGCGCAGCGTTTAATTGCAGATACAAAGGGTCTCGAAACACCCGATGGACCACTGATTCAAGTAAGCACGCCTGCCAAGCAACACGTCGGGGCTGTGGGCGATCGCATGTTTCTAGAAATGACCTCGGCCGACCAAGCCCGCATTATTCAGATTGAGCCCCGAGAAAATCTTCTGTATCGCTCTGATGCTTTTAAGAGCAAGCTGATTGCATCTAATGTTGATCAAATCCTAGTAGTGCTCGCTACACAACCCGCTTTCTCGCCTGACCTCTTGGGTAGAGCGGTTGTAGCTGCAGAAGCCAATCAGATTGGTCTACATATCTTGCTCAATAAATGCGATCTCAAAGATAACTTGGCGCATGCACGCAAGATCATTGAACTGTATGCACGCATGGGATATCCAGTAAGCAAGGTATCTGCAAAGTTTGATCCCACTTCTATTAATGCGCTTCGCCCTGCACTTCAAGGTAAAGTTTCCGTCTTTGTAGGTCAATCTGGCATGGGAAAATCCAGCCTATTAAATGCGTGGATCCCAAATGCTGCAGCACTCACTCAAGAATATTCTGTGCGATTGGATACTGGCAAACACACCACGACAGCATGCCGTTACTTTGAGTTACCAGAAGCATGGGGCAGAGATGAAACAGGTAAACTAGGAGCACTCATTGACTCTCCTGGCTTTCAAGAATTTGGTTTAGCACACATGTCCGTGAGCGAATTACAGCACGCTTTTAGAGAATTTAAAGACCTTCTAGGGAAGTGCCGCTTTCATAATTGCGCACATCTCTTAGAGCCAGACTGTGCGGTACGAGAAGCGGTTGAGAGAAATGAAATAGCGCCAGAAAGATTGACGCTATTTAGACAACTACACTCTGATTCAAAAACAGCAGATGTGCAAATTCAGGGAATTAGCCAAGCCGAAGAGCGATGGTCAGCATTAGCAACAAAGCCATCCAAGCGATAA
- a CDS encoding M48 family metallopeptidase, whose translation MTFTIVFLIAFIASFGLRHWLSQRQIRYVAQHRDSVPAEFAEKVTPAEHQKAADYTIAKLKLGILENGVSAIILIGFTLLSGLQILNMTLLQLLGEGIAQQIALLVSIVIISGVIDTPFSWYKQFHLEERFGFNRMGKKLFFSDMFKSMSVGGAIGIPLLWVILTLMAKAGDLWWLWAWVVLTVFSLLMQWIFPTFIAPLFNKFQALEDGPLKTQIEALLARCDFARQGLFVMNGSKRSAHGNAFFAGMGKAKRIVFFDTLIEKLNPGEVEAVLAHELGHFKCKHIRKRLLVSFALSFGTFALLGWVSTKAWFYTDLGVMPNLNGYNGGLALALFMLVSPVFSFFFTPLSSIASRKHEYEADGFAAEKSSAKDLITALVKLYQDNASTLTPDPIYTAFYSSHPPAPLRITNLKRFST comes from the coding sequence ATGACATTCACAATTGTTTTCTTAATCGCTTTTATTGCCAGCTTTGGCTTACGCCACTGGCTCTCCCAACGTCAAATTCGGTATGTTGCTCAACATCGCGACTCCGTTCCAGCAGAATTCGCTGAAAAGGTAACCCCTGCAGAGCATCAAAAAGCGGCTGATTACACCATCGCAAAATTAAAACTAGGTATTTTAGAAAATGGGGTCAGCGCCATCATTTTAATTGGCTTCACTTTATTGAGTGGCTTACAGATCCTCAACATGACGTTACTGCAATTATTGGGGGAAGGGATTGCCCAACAAATCGCCTTACTTGTTTCGATAGTAATCATCTCAGGAGTGATTGATACTCCTTTCTCTTGGTATAAACAGTTCCACTTGGAAGAGCGCTTTGGTTTTAATCGTATGGGGAAAAAGCTATTCTTCTCAGATATGTTTAAAAGTATGTCCGTTGGTGGCGCCATCGGAATCCCGCTGCTATGGGTCATTTTGACTTTAATGGCTAAAGCAGGAGACTTATGGTGGTTGTGGGCTTGGGTGGTTTTGACGGTCTTTAGCCTATTGATGCAGTGGATCTTCCCCACCTTTATCGCTCCGCTCTTTAATAAATTTCAAGCTCTAGAAGATGGCCCATTAAAAACACAAATTGAAGCACTGCTTGCCCGTTGTGATTTTGCGAGGCAGGGATTGTTTGTGATGAACGGTAGTAAACGGAGTGCGCATGGAAACGCCTTTTTTGCTGGCATGGGAAAAGCGAAGCGCATTGTATTTTTTGATACCTTAATTGAAAAACTAAATCCTGGTGAAGTAGAAGCGGTACTGGCCCATGAACTCGGCCACTTTAAATGCAAGCATATTCGTAAGCGCCTACTGGTCTCATTTGCCTTGAGTTTTGGCACGTTTGCCCTCTTAGGATGGGTTAGCACCAAGGCTTGGTTTTACACGGATTTAGGTGTCATGCCTAATCTCAATGGCTACAACGGTGGTCTTGCTTTAGCTCTGTTTATGTTGGTCTCGCCTGTGTTTAGCTTTTTCTTCACCCCGCTTTCAAGCATCGCATCTCGTAAACATGAATATGAGGCTGATGGCTTTGCTGCAGAAAAATCTTCAGCCAAAGACTTAATTACTGCGTTAGTCAAACTTTATCAAGACAATGCTTCAACACTGACGCCCGATCCCATCTATACCGCTTTCTATAGCTCACATCCACCAGCACCTTTACGCATTACCAACTTGAAGCGATTTAGCACCTAA
- the orn gene encoding oligoribonuclease, whose translation MSEQTNTAVTKVAPANEHLIWVDMEMSGLDPEKERILEIAIIVTDAHLNTIATAPVWVVHQDDAVLDAMDAWNNGTHGRSGLIDKVKASTSDEQAVEAECIAFLKKYIKAGIAPMCGNTIGQDRRFMAKYMPKLEAYFHYRNIDVSTLKELCKRWHPELVKGFTKKQAHTALADIEESIEELKYYREKFIVPLPQ comes from the coding sequence ATGAGCGAGCAAACTAACACAGCAGTAACCAAGGTGGCGCCAGCCAATGAACACCTTATTTGGGTGGATATGGAGATGTCTGGGCTAGATCCCGAAAAGGAGCGGATTCTAGAAATCGCCATTATTGTTACTGATGCCCATCTCAATACTATCGCTACAGCCCCGGTTTGGGTGGTGCATCAAGACGATGCCGTTTTAGATGCAATGGATGCATGGAATAACGGTACACATGGTCGCTCAGGCTTAATTGATAAGGTGAAAGCATCCACTTCAGATGAGCAAGCGGTTGAGGCGGAATGTATTGCGTTTCTGAAAAAATACATTAAGGCTGGCATTGCGCCAATGTGCGGAAATACGATCGGACAAGATAGACGTTTTATGGCGAAATATATGCCCAAGCTAGAAGCCTATTTTCATTATCGAAACATTGATGTATCTACCTTGAAGGAGCTTTGCAAGCGCTGGCACCCTGAATTGGTGAAAGGTTTTACAAAGAAACAAGCTCACACAGCTTTGGCTGATATTGAGGAATCTATAGAAGAGCTTAAGTATTACCGTGAAAAATTTATTGTGCCTCTGCCACAGTAG
- the pmbA gene encoding metalloprotease PmbA, with protein MLKEAKKKGASDAVAEVSEGQGLSVTVRKGEVETIEQSLDKQVGVTLFLGHHRGNASTSDFSKESLKATVDAAYHIAQHTAEDLCAGPAEAELLEKNPLDLDLFHPWNIDAAHAVQIARIAEGSAFAVSKQIQNSDGASVSAHHAHFMMGTSNGFMGGYPFSRHYISCAPIASEGGKSARMQRDDWYSSSRIPEELADPSAIGKYAAQRALSRLKARSLTTRRCPVIFEAPLAAGLLGGLVQAVSGGALYRRSSFLLDSLGKQVLPKHVSLFENPHLKSMTGSAPFDEEGVKTFARTVVDKGILEGYFLSTYSARKLGMKTTGNAGGSHHLTLQSKKTPKGGLSALLKEMGTGLLVTELMGQGVNYVTGDYSRGAFGYWVENGEIQYPVEEVTIAGNLRDMLMDIQLIGSDTLIRGTKETGSILLGSMTIGGK; from the coding sequence ATGCTTAAAGAGGCCAAAAAAAAGGGTGCCTCAGATGCTGTGGCAGAAGTTTCCGAAGGCCAAGGTCTCTCCGTTACGGTTCGTAAAGGTGAAGTAGAGACGATTGAACAAAGTTTAGATAAGCAGGTAGGGGTTACCTTATTTTTGGGCCACCACCGCGGTAATGCTAGTACCAGTGATTTTTCTAAAGAGTCATTAAAGGCAACTGTTGATGCTGCCTATCACATCGCCCAACACACAGCAGAAGATCTTTGTGCTGGTCCTGCAGAAGCAGAGCTTTTAGAAAAAAATCCTTTGGATTTAGATTTGTTTCATCCCTGGAATATCGATGCAGCACATGCGGTACAAATTGCACGCATTGCTGAAGGCTCCGCATTTGCTGTGAGCAAACAAATTCAGAATAGCGATGGCGCATCTGTCTCTGCGCATCATGCGCATTTCATGATGGGAACTTCTAATGGATTTATGGGTGGGTATCCTTTTTCTCGCCACTATATTTCTTGCGCACCAATTGCAAGTGAGGGCGGTAAGAGTGCGCGTATGCAACGTGATGATTGGTATTCCAGTTCTCGTATTCCAGAAGAGTTGGCGGATCCTTCTGCTATAGGTAAATATGCTGCCCAACGAGCTCTATCACGTTTAAAAGCAAGATCTTTGACTACGCGCCGTTGCCCCGTCATTTTCGAAGCTCCTTTAGCAGCAGGTTTGTTGGGAGGTTTAGTGCAAGCGGTCTCGGGCGGAGCTTTATATCGCCGTTCTAGCTTTTTGCTAGACAGTTTGGGTAAGCAGGTTTTACCAAAACACGTCAGCTTGTTTGAAAACCCACATCTCAAGTCTATGACAGGAAGCGCACCATTCGATGAAGAGGGTGTGAAAACTTTTGCAAGAACGGTGGTGGATAAGGGAATACTGGAAGGTTATTTTTTATCTACTTACTCTGCTCGCAAGCTAGGTATGAAAACTACTGGTAACGCTGGCGGGTCTCATCACCTGACATTGCAAAGTAAGAAAACGCCAAAGGGCGGCTTATCCGCTTTATTGAAAGAGATGGGCACTGGATTATTGGTAACTGAGTTAATGGGTCAAGGAGTGAATTACGTAACGGGGGATTACTCTCGCGGAGCGTTTGGATACTGGGTTGAGAATGGAGAAATTCAATACCCAGTGGAAGAGGTAACCATTGCTGGTAATTTACGCGACATGCTTATGGATATTCAATTGATTGGTAGTGATACATTAATACGCGGTACAAAAGAAACGGGCTCAATACTGCTTGGCTCAATGACGATTGGCGGAAAATAA
- a CDS encoding sulfite exporter TauE/SafE family protein, with translation MLGMIFFTAITPKILTLSIGIFTLLFLIQNLAMSHMDLKETKSYPWLGRIMGFSGFTSFVAHIGGPPIMVYMLRGKLLPMVYTSTLGVFFTMINFGKLGPYAYLDLLNYKQFATSMILLPCVPAGVYSGFYIAKRISMKWYYRTVRFFLLVASIN, from the coding sequence TTGCTGGGAATGATTTTCTTTACTGCAATTACGCCTAAGATATTAACGCTATCGATTGGTATTTTTACGCTACTGTTTTTGATTCAGAATCTGGCTATGTCACATATGGATCTGAAGGAAACTAAGTCTTACCCTTGGCTTGGGCGCATTATGGGTTTTTCAGGATTCACCTCATTTGTTGCCCATATTGGCGGGCCTCCCATTATGGTATACATGTTGAGGGGAAAATTACTGCCTATGGTCTATACATCTACCTTAGGTGTCTTTTTCACCATGATCAATTTTGGAAAGCTAGGTCCTTATGCTTATCTTGATCTATTGAATTACAAGCAATTTGCAACGTCAATGATCTTATTGCCTTGTGTTCCTGCTGGGGTTTACTCTGGCTTTTACATCGCCAAAAGAATCTCGATGAAGTGGTACTACCGAACCGTGAGATTCTTTTTGTTAGTTGCGAGCATTAATTAA
- a CDS encoding alpha/beta hydrolase, translating to MLPCIELETNPNPTAAVIWLHGLGADGNDFVPIIPELNLTGCPGIRFIFPSAPSMPVTVNGGYVMPAWYDIIGRNLMDQEDVLGIQKSAASIVELINKEANRGIAYDKIVLAGFSQGCAMALHIGLRFPHQLAGIIALSGYLPLAMMANTEKYSANAKIPIFMAHGTSDPVVTIDRAQASYALLEKMGHPVEWNEYPMEHSVNHEELVDISRFLKEVLIA from the coding sequence ATGCTCCCATGCATTGAATTAGAAACGAATCCAAATCCAACTGCAGCAGTAATTTGGCTACACGGCCTTGGTGCTGACGGCAATGATTTCGTGCCCATTATTCCAGAGTTAAACCTGACAGGATGTCCCGGCATTCGCTTTATATTTCCAAGTGCGCCAAGCATGCCTGTCACCGTCAATGGGGGCTATGTCATGCCCGCCTGGTACGACATCATCGGCAGAAACCTAATGGACCAAGAGGATGTTTTAGGCATTCAGAAATCTGCCGCCTCAATTGTCGAGCTAATCAATAAAGAAGCCAATCGTGGCATTGCCTACGACAAGATTGTCTTGGCAGGATTTTCACAAGGGTGTGCAATGGCTTTACATATTGGCTTGCGCTTCCCCCACCAACTTGCCGGCATTATTGCCCTCTCTGGCTATTTACCCCTTGCGATGATGGCGAATACCGAAAAATATTCTGCCAATGCAAAGATACCCATTTTTATGGCTCATGGCACCTCTGATCCAGTGGTCACTATTGATCGCGCACAAGCGTCTTATGCATTGCTAGAAAAAATGGGGCACCCCGTAGAGTGGAATGAGTATCCTATGGAGCATTCTGTAAATCACGAAGAGCTTGTGGATATATCTCGTTTTTTAAAAGAAGTACTAATCGCTTGA
- a CDS encoding dicarboxylate/amino acid:cation symporter, producing the protein MNSKKLTNLILGAMVLGVMVGYLVNLYGAGSTFPSVCDLISILADVFLRLIKMIIAPLVFATLVVGIAKMGDASTIGRVGLKTFAWFISMSFVSLLLGLVMVNILQPGIGVELTLPEVAASTGLNKAGLNLSEFVRHIFPISIFDAMAKNEILQIVVFAVFFGVGAAGMGERADEFIRNLDMLSHIMLKITTAVMKLAPVAVFSAVSSVIAENGISILITYGKFMLSFYAAIATLWVVIILISSLVLKNRTWRLVKMLREPALLAFTTASSEAAYPMTLERVERFGCKNKIASFVLPVGYSFNLDGSMMYCTFAAIFIAQVYGVQMELSQQLLMLLVLMITSKGIAGVPRASLVVIAATLSQFNLPEAGVLLIFGVDHFLDMARSATNVLGNGLATAVISKWEGELES; encoded by the coding sequence ATGAACTCTAAAAAACTAACGAACTTGATATTGGGGGCGATGGTCTTGGGGGTCATGGTTGGATACCTTGTAAATCTGTATGGTGCGGGATCCACTTTTCCATCAGTATGTGATTTAATCTCCATCTTGGCGGATGTCTTTCTGCGCTTGATCAAAATGATTATTGCGCCATTGGTATTTGCCACTCTAGTAGTTGGTATTGCCAAAATGGGCGATGCCTCGACTATTGGTCGAGTGGGTTTAAAGACCTTTGCATGGTTTATCTCCATGTCTTTTGTGTCTCTATTGTTGGGTCTGGTGATGGTCAATATCTTGCAACCCGGCATTGGAGTGGAGTTAACCCTGCCAGAGGTTGCAGCAAGTACGGGTTTAAATAAAGCTGGCCTCAATCTTTCTGAGTTCGTAAGGCATATTTTCCCCATCAGCATCTTTGATGCCATGGCTAAAAATGAAATCTTGCAGATCGTTGTGTTTGCTGTCTTCTTTGGCGTTGGTGCCGCCGGTATGGGTGAGCGCGCTGACGAGTTCATTCGTAACTTAGATATGCTGTCGCACATCATGCTAAAGATCACTACTGCAGTCATGAAACTAGCTCCAGTTGCGGTGTTTTCTGCGGTGTCATCTGTGATTGCTGAGAACGGTATCAGCATATTGATCACCTACGGCAAATTTATGTTGAGCTTTTACGCGGCCATTGCCACGCTTTGGGTAGTCATTATTTTGATCAGTTCACTAGTTCTTAAAAATCGCACTTGGCGCTTGGTAAAAATGCTGCGTGAGCCGGCTTTGCTTGCATTTACTACCGCAAGTTCCGAAGCTGCGTATCCAATGACTTTAGAAAGGGTGGAGCGTTTTGGCTGCAAAAATAAAATTGCCTCTTTTGTTTTGCCAGTGGGCTATTCATTTAATTTAGATGGTTCGATGATGTATTGCACATTTGCTGCAATCTTTATTGCTCAGGTGTATGGCGTGCAAATGGAGTTAAGTCAGCAACTCTTAATGTTATTGGTTTTAATGATTACCTCTAAAGGAATTGCAGGAGTTCCCCGCGCCTCACTGGTAGTGATTGCTGCGACTTTGTCTCAATTCAACCTGCCGGAAGCCGGCGTTTTATTGATTTTTGGAGTTGATCATTTCTTGGATATGGCACGTTCCGCAACCAATGTGTTGGGTAATGGTCTGGCTACAGCTGTCATATCGAAGTGGGAAGGTGAGCTAGAGAGTTAG
- a CDS encoding HNH endonuclease, with translation MIGKIRQKLITLHPPVNRQAAKWICPICDRPIPDSQKDAHHLIPKSKGGKITEYLHRICHKQIHALFTETELANQYHHAEILREHPEMRKFIRWVASKPDAFYEKTRKSSRLKSAK, from the coding sequence ATGATTGGCAAAATTCGCCAAAAACTGATTACTTTGCATCCACCAGTCAATCGACAGGCCGCTAAATGGATTTGCCCTATTTGTGATCGACCCATTCCTGATTCACAGAAGGATGCCCATCACCTTATCCCCAAGTCTAAGGGTGGAAAAATTACCGAATATCTTCACCGGATTTGCCACAAGCAAATTCATGCTCTTTTCACCGAAACGGAATTGGCAAACCAATATCACCATGCCGAAATCTTGAGAGAGCATCCTGAGATGAGGAAATTTATTCGATGGGTAGCATCAAAACCGGATGCGTTTTATGAGAAAACCCGCAAGAGCTCTCGATTAAAGTCGGCTAAATAA
- a CDS encoding TIGR03643 family protein, producing MPKLTPKNLAEPDLSRLIEMAWEDRTPFDAIEKNFGLGEPQVIAIMRRELKRSSF from the coding sequence GTGCCAAAGTTAACCCCCAAAAATCTTGCTGAACCCGATTTATCTCGCCTCATTGAGATGGCTTGGGAGGATCGAACACCATTTGATGCGATTGAGAAAAACTTTGGACTGGGCGAGCCTCAAGTAATTGCCATCATGAGAAGAGAGCTTAAGCGCAGTTCATTTTGA
- a CDS encoding DUF2256 domain-containing protein: MKNTFKGNKSFLPIKICVVCKKEMTWRKSWAKNWESVKYCSDTCRSKNLPSEHRKSIFIKSCQPPQKLIRYVRKR; encoded by the coding sequence GTGAAAAATACATTTAAGGGTAATAAAAGTTTTTTACCAATTAAGATCTGTGTTGTGTGCAAAAAAGAAATGACTTGGCGAAAGTCCTGGGCTAAAAATTGGGAATCCGTTAAATATTGCTCGGATACGTGCAGGAGTAAAAACCTTCCTAGTGAGCACCGAAAAAGTATTTTCATCAAATCCTGTCAACCTCCCCAAAAGCTGATCCGTTATGTAAGAAAGCGCTGA
- a CDS encoding Rap1a/Tai family immunity protein: protein MYDTYLVTRRPKTAPEFICVNQPAPTRKEIIQEYVNWAEANSKYATEPAADTILRFLAGRFPCGKTTK, encoded by the coding sequence GTGTATGACACCTATTTGGTTACTCGCCGTCCTAAAACAGCCCCTGAATTCATTTGCGTAAATCAACCAGCGCCAACACGCAAAGAAATTATTCAGGAGTACGTTAACTGGGCAGAAGCAAATTCCAAATATGCTACTGAGCCAGCAGCAGATACTATTCTTCGGTTTTTAGCTGGCAGATTCCCGTGCGGAAAAACTACTAAGTAA